From the Spiroplasma alleghenense genome, one window contains:
- a CDS encoding ABC transporter permease, with product MSNNKLLFKNNLKNILKNKIQFIGLVFLVFLTSLIFTITDITKTRIQSVYDDFISEKMSNQHDFIIDYEETTYNSRKFKDMEEDPFFKKLSNLEQRQEFMLNYLKDLVKAHDKNLDFDFNRVETRTFALNNKKTLKAVSLNQKQTIDKFIVQSGMPLEFWSSYHGALNDYSKRWVYVSPGFAKANNIAVNDIIRLESDSFGNSIKVGNDIDLSIYENKDINDWIENSKYANENWFRVVGMGSSADFVTPIIDQTKPIPNSNDEGLVYVNPELFGNHQEEVTVKISDELEKTYFINHQNQEQPLQPKSSRDIETYYVGKFKNSSEADKKSAILNSFINTEAGAKEIGLYGFNERTGNTSSKLLTYKFDADYKYSMRTTFLDTTLEAFNLVSLILMIVILLISFFVLITIIKKQIENTTRQNGILRALGCRRHSIVTSYLAYPLMIALAGGILGFIIGMSFQEITVSLFRVYFNIPYQNFIITLTSLFTCVFLIFILLTLVTLITCTIMMNRTPLEMIYSDGKSSTNKFKLAMKKTFTFRKNFNSRFRGALLSNSIDKMVGVAATMFVSTAVIGIATITPLILKDNIKYTYYNTSYNTEVEYYQPVYNIPTSFYKTYDPTVKAWDATSESNYFTNLKEGGTNMTDDIDVLINQYLTGKINPETYSPTFNPRDLTNLLYKNTSKEFLKSNKISLAAGDNVLAKIIIDSTWSDYSKYSLSEIKDKNTILKMTESYQAAKENVESLEKLRKFYLKYRDTVGLDVKRPDFFDEKGQFNFENNDLISKEQFGEIGRFAPKLNSKGQLSDEYGYDIPFSEQLETSALLSRVQFLSYSIWNWTKSYFIDNINQAFIQGIYSKSPYEVRKNIKASFENSNKDYNILFGVVPYTPETDDIGTYFKAMSSDVAFNVFGIKEDSKNQKLIDRSSNKNLISELYKTEKGIVLNATLAKQLNIRVGQKINLRQLESALYKGEEKLKTDTWDSSAIDAKIPGTENYTNSKYLYSGSGNDSENLIKWKNSEISDNYILNSTVNLAPSPGTAPINPSGMNKAIVKGDIALKSEYQNLDDFVVTGITNQYGDAKAWIKESEAKQISRYDESEAQLFQLFIKEWINPYVKKDVIVKNSDLLDELKNLGKYETKSGESAQIKFEEFKNSDNKYKTEILKMFANEYPLFNYKLSASKNIDDIDSGLTQTQTFGDYSVPAMQGGTFGSDFYPSFGREAAANLLPKEQVVATLESILGLANSVLIFIAIISIILSFIIIMLTSNVIISENMRIIATMKVLGYSNRSITNLVLSMYIPIVIVTSILGFFTSIGILQIGVGILAVNGTIVPLMMQWYWPLFVVSIVFALYTISYLMSWYSMNRVNPLHAIQID from the coding sequence ATGTCTAATAATAAACTGCTTTTCAAAAACAATTTAAAAAATATTTTGAAAAATAAAATTCAGTTTATTGGTCTAGTATTTTTAGTTTTCCTAACATCTCTTATTTTTACAATTACTGATATTACCAAAACAAGAATTCAAAGTGTTTATGATGACTTCATTTCAGAAAAAATGAGTAATCAGCACGACTTTATTATAGATTATGAAGAAACAACTTATAATTCAAGAAAGTTTAAAGACATGGAGGAAGATCCGTTTTTTAAAAAATTAAGCAACCTTGAGCAAAGACAAGAATTCATGCTAAATTACTTAAAAGATTTAGTGAAAGCTCACGATAAAAACTTAGATTTTGATTTCAACAGGGTCGAAACAAGAACTTTTGCTTTAAATAATAAGAAGACTTTAAAAGCGGTCTCTTTAAATCAGAAACAAACTATTGATAAATTTATTGTTCAATCAGGAATGCCCTTGGAATTTTGAAGTAGCTATCATGGAGCTTTAAATGATTACTCAAAACGTTGAGTTTATGTTAGTCCAGGTTTTGCTAAAGCAAATAATATTGCTGTAAACGATATTATTAGACTTGAATCTGATTCTTTTGGAAATTCAATCAAAGTTGGTAATGACATTGACTTATCAATTTATGAAAATAAAGATATAAACGATTGAATAGAAAATTCTAAATACGCAAACGAAAATTGATTCCGAGTTGTCGGGATGGGTTCTTCAGCTGATTTTGTTACTCCAATAATAGATCAGACTAAGCCGATTCCGAATTCTAATGATGAAGGCTTGGTATATGTTAATCCAGAACTATTTGGAAATCACCAAGAAGAAGTAACTGTTAAAATTAGTGATGAGTTAGAAAAGACTTATTTTATTAACCACCAAAATCAAGAACAACCTTTGCAACCAAAAAGTAGTCGCGATATTGAGACTTACTATGTTGGTAAATTTAAAAATAGTTCTGAAGCTGATAAAAAATCGGCAATTTTAAATAGTTTCATTAATACCGAAGCTGGAGCTAAAGAAATTGGTTTATACGGTTTTAATGAGAGAACGGGTAATACATCTAGTAAATTATTAACATATAAATTTGATGCTGATTACAAATATTCAATGCGAACAACTTTTTTAGATACAACACTAGAAGCGTTTAATTTAGTTTCGTTAATTTTAATGATTGTAATTTTATTAATATCATTTTTTGTATTAATAACAATTATTAAAAAGCAAATTGAAAATACAACACGTCAAAATGGAATATTACGAGCTCTAGGTTGTCGACGACATTCTATTGTAACAAGTTATTTAGCATATCCATTAATGATTGCGTTAGCAGGAGGAATCCTTGGTTTCATTATCGGTATGAGTTTTCAAGAGATTACAGTTAGCTTGTTTAGGGTTTACTTTAATATTCCTTATCAAAATTTTATTATCACTTTAACATCATTATTTACTTGCGTCTTTTTAATTTTCATCCTACTTACACTTGTAACTTTAATTACTTGTACAATCATGATGAATAGAACGCCACTAGAAATGATTTATAGTGATGGGAAATCAAGTACAAATAAATTTAAACTCGCAATGAAGAAAACTTTTACATTCCGTAAAAATTTCAACAGTCGTTTTAGAGGGGCGTTGCTTTCTAATTCAATAGATAAAATGGTAGGAGTAGCTGCAACTATGTTTGTGAGTACAGCGGTAATCGGAATTGCCACCATTACTCCATTGATACTAAAAGATAACATCAAATACACATACTATAACACATCTTACAATACCGAGGTTGAATACTATCAACCAGTGTATAACATTCCGACAAGCTTTTATAAGACTTATGATCCAACCGTTAAAGCTTGAGATGCAACAAGTGAGTCAAATTATTTTACTAACCTTAAAGAAGGTGGTACTAATATGACTGATGATATTGATGTATTAATTAACCAATACCTAACTGGAAAAATCAATCCAGAAACTTATTCACCAACATTTAACCCGCGTGACTTAACTAATTTATTGTATAAAAACACAAGTAAAGAGTTTTTAAAAAGTAACAAAATTAGTTTAGCAGCTGGGGATAATGTTTTGGCAAAAATAATTATTGATAGTACTTGATCTGATTATAGCAAGTACAGTTTATCAGAAATTAAAGATAAAAATACAATTTTAAAAATGACTGAAAGTTATCAAGCAGCTAAAGAAAACGTTGAATCATTAGAAAAACTTAGAAAATTTTATTTAAAATATCGTGACACAGTAGGTCTAGATGTTAAAAGACCAGATTTCTTTGACGAAAAAGGTCAATTTAATTTTGAAAATAATGATTTAATTTCAAAAGAACAATTTGGTGAAATTGGAAGATTTGCTCCTAAGTTAAACAGCAAGGGACAATTAAGTGATGAATACGGTTATGATATTCCTTTTTCAGAGCAATTAGAGACCTCGGCATTATTGTCAAGAGTACAATTCTTATCATACTCAATTTGAAATTGAACAAAATCTTATTTCATTGATAATATAAATCAAGCTTTCATACAAGGGATTTATTCAAAATCTCCATATGAGGTTAGAAAAAATATCAAGGCTTCTTTTGAAAATTCTAACAAAGACTACAATATTCTTTTTGGAGTAGTTCCATACACTCCTGAAACAGATGACATTGGAACTTATTTCAAAGCCATGAGTAGTGATGTTGCTTTTAACGTATTTGGAATTAAAGAGGACTCAAAAAATCAAAAATTAATTGATCGTTCATCTAATAAAAATTTAATTTCAGAACTTTATAAAACAGAAAAAGGAATAGTTTTGAATGCTACTTTGGCTAAGCAATTAAATATAAGAGTAGGCCAAAAAATTAATCTTAGACAACTAGAAAGTGCTCTATATAAAGGCGAAGAAAAATTAAAAACCGACACTTGAGATTCTAGTGCAATTGACGCTAAAATTCCAGGAACTGAAAATTATACAAATAGTAAATATTTGTATAGTGGTTCAGGAAATGATTCAGAAAATTTAATTAAATGAAAAAATTCTGAAATTAGTGATAATTATATTTTAAACTCAACAGTAAATTTAGCTCCTTCACCAGGAACAGCACCAATCAATCCCTCGGGGATGAATAAGGCAATTGTCAAAGGAGATATCGCCCTAAAAAGTGAATATCAAAATCTTGATGATTTTGTTGTAACTGGAATTACAAATCAATACGGAGACGCTAAAGCTTGAATTAAAGAGTCAGAAGCTAAACAAATTAGTCGTTATGATGAAAGTGAAGCACAACTTTTCCAACTGTTTATTAAAGAGTGAATAAATCCATACGTCAAAAAAGATGTAATAGTTAAAAATTCAGACTTGTTAGATGAATTAAAAAATTTAGGAAAATATGAAACTAAATCAGGTGAATCAGCTCAAATAAAATTTGAAGAGTTTAAAAATTCAGATAACAAATATAAAACTGAAATTTTAAAAATGTTCGCTAATGAGTATCCGCTTTTCAACTATAAGTTATCAGCATCAAAAAACATTGATGATATTGATAGCGGTCTAACTCAAACTCAAACATTTGGTGATTACTCTGTCCCTGCAATGCAGGGAGGTACATTTGGTAGTGATTTCTATCCAAGTTTTGGTAGAGAGGCTGCTGCAAACTTATTACCAAAAGAACAAGTTGTAGCAACCTTGGAAAGTATTTTAGGGTTAGCAAATTCAGTATTAATATTTATTGCCATTATTTCAATCATTCTAAGTTTTATTATCATCATGTTGACAAGCAACGTTATTATTTCAGAAAATATGAGAATTATTGCAACTATGAAAGTATTGGGTTACTCAAATAGAAGCATCACCAATTTGGTTCTAAGTATGTATATTCCAATTGTAATAGTAACCTCAATTTTAGGATTCTTTACCTCAATTGGAATACTTCAAATTGGGGTTGGTATATTAGCTGTTAATGGAACAATTGTGCCATTAATGATGCAATGATATTGACCTTTATTTGTTGTATCAATTGTATTTGCTTTATACACAATTTCATATCTAATGAGTTGATACTCAATGAACCGAGTAAATCCATTGCATGCAATTCAAATAGATTAG